From one Rhodamnia argentea isolate NSW1041297 chromosome 1, ASM2092103v1, whole genome shotgun sequence genomic stretch:
- the LOC125315453 gene encoding uncharacterized protein LOC125315453, which yields MGNCQAADAATVAIHHPEGTKVERLHWSVSAHQIMSANPGHYVAHVIAASPPTAAAANGESGAPSRHLRLLRPDDTLHIGQVYRLISFEDVLKEFAAKKCVKLEKLLKRSGGVGVESKKKESRTSRGPSSKRDSVSANDSMSTKEEQGVDEWGSSGGGGSSSGGLRGVVGGGRRWEPALQSISEIGA from the exons ATGGGGAACTGCCAAGCGGCGGATGCGGCGACCGTGGCGATCCACCACCCCGAGGGGACCAAGGTGGAGAGGCTGCACTGGTCCGTGAGCGCCCACCAGATCATGTCGGCAAACCCGGGGCACTACGTCGCCCACGTGATCGCCGCCTCTCCTCCGACGGCGGCCGCGGCGAATGGCGAGAGCGGCGCACCGTCGAGGCATCTCAGGCTCCTGCGGCCCGATGACACTCTGCACATCGGGCAGGTCTATCGGCTCATTAGCTTCGAAG ATGTGTTGAAGGAGTTTGCGGCGAAGAAGTGCGTGAAACTGGAGAAGCTGTTGAAAAGATCTGGAGGGGTTGGAGTCGAGTCGAAGAAGAAAGAGTCGAGGACGAGTCGGGGGCCGAGTTCGAAGCGGGACTCGGTGTCTGCCAACGACAGCATGTCCACGAAG GAGGAGCAGGGGGTTGATGAATGGGGAagcagcggcggcggtggcagcAGTAGCGGTGGCCTGAGAGGGGTGGTGGGCGGTGGGAGGCGGTGGGAGCCAGCCTTACAGAGCATTTCCGAGATTGGAGCTTGA